The Chthoniobacterales bacterium genome segment TTCCGTCGATGGCGCACGCGTCCCGGAAGACGAGAAATCGCTGCGCCATTACCGCAGCCGCATCGGCACGGTCTTCCAGTCGTGGAATCTTTTCCCCCACCTGGATGCCCTGGCCAATGTCATGCTCCCTCTCACTGCCGTGCACGCTCTCACCCCGGACAAAGCCCGCACGCGATCTTTGCAACTTTTCGAGCGACTCCACCTCGAGGACCACGCGGGCAAACGCCCCGCGGAATTATCCGGAGGACAACGCCAACGCGTGGCCATTGCCCGCGCCGTGGCGATCCGACCGAAGCTTCTCCTCTTCGACGAGCCTACGTCCGCGCTGGATCCCGAGATGACCGCCGAAGTGTTGGAAGTCATCGCCGACCTCAAGTCCGAGGGGCGGACGTTCATCCTCGTGACCCACGCAATGAATTTCGCCCGCACCGTGGCCGATCGTGTGGCTTTTCTCGCCAATGGCCAAATCGCCGAACAGAACTCGGCCGAAGAATTTTTCGCCGCGCCGCAAACAGCAGTCGCCCGCCGCTTCCTCGACCGCGTCTTGAAGTTTTAAGCCGTCGCCTCGACAGCGTTGCGAACGCTGGCCAGCGCGTAGTCGCGGTTCATCTTGGCAATGAACGCGGCCGGGACACCCGCCGGACACACGGCTTCGCACTCGTAGTAGTTCGAGCAGTTGCCGAAACCTTCCTCGTCCATGCGGGCCACCATGGTGCGCACGCGGCGATTCGATTCCGGCTTGCCCTGGGGCAGCAAACCGAGATGACCGACTTTCCCCGCGACAAAGAGCATCGCCGACCCGTTGGGACAGGCCGCCGCGCAGGCGCCGCATCCGATGCAGGCCGCCGCGTCCATCGCATAGTCGGCCACCGTCTTGGGAATCGGCGTGTCGTTGGCATCCTGCGCGTTGCCGCATCGTTCGCTTATGAAGCCGCCGCTCGCCATGATGCG includes the following:
- a CDS encoding amino acid ABC transporter ATP-binding protein, translated to MQLELQQLTKRYGGHSVIDGITATLDFPHVLALLGPSGGGKSTLLRLIGGLESPEAGSVSVDGARVPEDEKSLRHYRSRIGTVFQSWNLFPHLDALANVMLPLTAVHALTPDKARTRSLQLFERLHLEDHAGKRPAELSGGQRQRVAIARAVAIRPKLLLFDEPTSALDPEMTAEVLEVIADLKSEGRTFILVTHAMNFARTVADRVAFLANGQIAEQNSAEEFFAAPQTAVARRFLDRVLKF
- a CDS encoding succinate dehydrogenase/fumarate reductase iron-sulfur subunit, which encodes MNFHLKIWRQEEGSTRGAFEDVEAKDIPAEASFLEMLDIVNEGLTEKGAEPVAFDHDCREGICGMCSLTINGIPHGKGRGTTCQLYMRKFNDGDTIYIEPFRVGAFPVVKDLVVNRSAFDRIMASGGFISERCGNAQDANDTPIPKTVADYAMDAAACIGCGACAAACPNGSAMLFVAGKVGHLGLLPQGKPESNRRVRTMVARMDEEGFGNCSNYYECEAVCPAGVPAAFIAKMNRDYALASVRNAVEATA